Below is a genomic region from Candidatus Hydrogenedentota bacterium.
TTTCTTTGAAAGCCACTGGCAGAAGGTTTCCGCTGCATAATGGGTCATGGTAATTGCCGGGCGTTTGCCAAAGCCCCAGTTCTGATCGGGTCGTCCGTACGGCGGAGTGGGACCGGAAATTGCATCCACGTTCGGGTTGCTGTTGTTGGCATAAATCTGCTCGGGCGGAGTGCGTCCTTCGCTCATGGTGTTGCCGTAGAATGCCCAATACTGTTCCCAGGTTGTTTCTACTTCGGCCATAAAAAACGGGCTGACTGTAACCTGGCGTACCGGTGATTCATCGGGTTCGCGGAGAGGTTCCTTTTCGGGGCTGCCCATGTTAAACGTGCCGCCTTTGACGGCTATCATCTTAAACGTAACTGATGTGCCGGGAATCTGCTCGGTGTAGTCGGCAAAAGTTGTTACGCTGGTTGCCTGTTCAAAAACGGTTTTCAGACTGTCGGAGCTAT
It encodes:
- a CDS encoding SUMF1/EgtB/PvdO family nonheme iron enzyme; its protein translation is SSDSLKTVFEQATSVTTFADYTEQIPGTSVTFKMIAVKGGTFNMGSPEKEPLREPDESPVRQVTVSPFFMAEVETTWEQYWAFYGNTMSEGRTPPEQIYANNSNPNVDAISGPTPPYGRPDQNWGFGKRPAITMTHYAAETFCQWLSKKTGKKYRLPTEAEWEYAARGGTETPYFFDGKPDKFSNKGLWRKISDAETEPISQYIIYVNNSKGRTQLPDEVKPNPFGLKNMLGNVMEYCADRYAPDAYAKNGGNVTNPLVTEGEEWVVRGGSYISD